In Vitis riparia cultivar Riparia Gloire de Montpellier isolate 1030 chromosome 19, EGFV_Vit.rip_1.0, whole genome shotgun sequence, the following proteins share a genomic window:
- the LOC117909481 gene encoding protein DOG1-like 4, with protein MSFHRFYASWFDHLNHLVHQLTLAPKPTTPQDNPALLQLVQKVISHYSQYYRAKSVAAQNDAVSLFAAPWSSSLERSLHWVAGWRPTIVFHLIYTETSARFESHIADILHGVRTGDLGDLSTAQLHRVSELQCETVREENEITSELAKWQEGAVELVEAGGDGNVEEKIGGLMSVLVKADELRMRTIWRVAEMLTPQQAVEFLIAAAELQFGVRVLGLNHDNQREK; from the coding sequence ATGTCTTTCCACAGATTCTACGCCTCATGGTTCGACCACCTGAACCACCTGGTGCACCAACTCACCCTCGCGCCCAAGCCCACCACCCCACAAGACAACCCAGCCCTGCTCCAACTGGTCCAGAAGGTCATTTCTCACTACTCCCAGTACTACAGAGCCAAGTCCGTCGCCGCCCAGAACGACGCCGTTTCACTCTTCGCGGCCCCATGGTCCTCCTCCCTCGAACGCTCCCTCCACTGGGTCGCCGGGTGGCGTCCCACCATCGTTTTTCACCTCATATACACCGAGACCAGCGCCCGCTTCGAGTCCCACATCGCCGACATCCTCCACGGCGTACGCACCGGCGACCTGGGCGACCTCTCCACCGCTCAGCTCCATCGGGTGAGCGAGTTGCAGTGCGAGACGGTGAGGGAGGAGAACGAGATCACGAGCGAGCTGGCCAAGTGGCAGGAGGGAGCAGTGGAGCTGGTGGAGGCAGGTGGGGATGGGAATGTGGAGGAGAAGATCGGAGGACTGATGAGTGTGTTGGTGAAGGCGGATGAGCTGCGGATGAGGACGATTTGGAGAGTGGCGGAGATGTTGACGCCGCAGCAGGCGGTGGAGTTCTTGATCGCGGCTGCCGAGTTGCAGtttggggttagggttttggggtTGAACCATGATAACCAACGTGAGAAATGA
- the LOC117909316 gene encoding splicing factor-like protein 1, with amino-acid sequence MDHPPPPIQNLDPQPPPPPETLIPSYQYPSPPSQSLDSSFQNPSKTLASDHPDSITPNSDSQNLASFSNNGQTHFEGPKFDLQKPLVSENGVTNTQSGTDKDYSGGEEETTSRRRRRSRWDPPSDSGNQTAGEAAEGTGARKRKSRWADDEPKPLIQLPDFMKDFTGGIEFDPEIQALNSRLLEISRMLQSGLPLDDRPEGARSPSPEPIYDNMGIRINTREYRARERLNRERQEIISQILKRNPAFKPPADYRPPKLQKKLYIPMKEYPGYNFIGLIIGPRGNTQKRMERETGAKIVIRGKGSVKEGRLQQKRDLKPDPSENEDLHVLVEADTQEALDAAAGMVEKLLQPVDEVLNEHKRQQLRELAALNGTIRDEEYCRLCGEPGHRQYACPSRTSTFKSDVLCKICGDGGHPTIDCPVKGTTGKKMDDEYQNFLAELGGTVPDSLIKPNNALPITGSSGSGSNPPWSNNAGGTAQAGLGANGAKPIKEYDDTNLYIGYLPPTLEDDALIRLFSPFGDIVMAKVIKDRVTGLSKGYGFVKYSDVQQANSAIASMNGYRLEGRTIAVRVAGKPPQPAVPPGPPPPAMPTYPSSNQAVGAYPSQQFTAGGPLGNTPPPSYAPGAPVPWGPVPPPYAPYPPPPPGSSLYTPVPGQPVPPYGVQYPPPPPPTQSVSAGAPAQTVVSSEAQQNFPPGVQSESGSSVQSVPTSVYGSSLSAIPPNPQPAYSTSSYGYSYYGVAPPPPLPVPYPMADQSQNMGNAPWSSAPPVPPPVPPAEKTTHVTDAEYEKFMAEMK; translated from the coding sequence ATGGATCATCCTCCGCCACCAATCCAAAACCTAGATCCTCAGCCCCCACCTCCTCCTGAAACCCTAATTCCTTCCTATCAATACCCATCTCCACCTTCCCAATCCCTTGATTCCTCCTTTCAAAACCCCTCCAAAACCCTTGCTTCAGATCATCCTGATTCGATTACTCCAAATTCTGATTCTCAAAACCTCGCTAGTTTTTCCAATAATGGCCAGACCCATTTCGAAGGGCCCAAGTTCGACCTCCAGAAGCCCTTGGTTTCTGAAAATGGCGTCACCAACACCCAGAGCGGCACCGACAAGGACTACTCCGGCGGCGAGGAGGAAACTACCAGTCGTCGGCGCAGGCGGAGCCGCTGGGATCCGCCGTCCGATTCTGGAAACCAAACAGCCGGTGAAGCAGCCGAAGGTACCGGGGCCAGGAAGAGGAAATCGAGGTGGGCGGATGATGAGCCGAAGCCATTGATTCAATTGCCGGATTTCATGAAAGATTTCACCGGAGGTATTGAATTTGACCCTGAAATTCAAGCTTTGAATAGTAGGCTTCTTGAGATTAGTCGCATGTTGCAATCTGGTTTGCCGTTGGATGATCGGCCTGAGGGGGCGAGGTCGCCTTCGCCTGAGCCTATATATGATAATATGGGAATTAGGATCAACACCAGAGAGTATCGGGCTCGCGAGAGATTGAATCGTGAGAGACAGGAAATTATATCACAAATCTTGAAACGAAACCCGGCATTTAAGCCCCCGGCTGATTATAGGCCCCCAAAGCTTCAGAAGAAGCTTTATATACCAATGAAAGAATATCCGGGCTATAACTTTATTGGGCTTATAATTGGACCAAGGGGGAACACACAGAAAAGAATGGAGAGGGAGACGGGGGCAAAAATTGTGATTCGGGGAAAAGGGTCGGTGAAAGAAGGGAGGTTGCAACAGAAGAGGGATTTAAAACCTGATCCTTCTGAGAACGAGGATTTGCATGTATTGGTTGAGGCGGATACACAGGAAGCACTTGATGCAGCTGCCGGGATGGTGGAGAAATTATTGCAGCCAGTTGATGAGGTGTTGAATGAGCATAAGAGGCAACAGCTTAGGGAGTTAGCAGCCCTAAATGGGACAATAAGGGATGAGGAGTACTGTAGATTGTGTGGAGAGCCAGGGCACCGGCAATATGCTTGTCCTTCACGAACTTCGACGTTTAAAAGTGATGTACTATGTAAGATATGCGGTGACGGTGGGCATCCTACCATTGATTGTCCGGTGAAGGGGACAACAGGGAAGAAAATGGATGATGAGTATCAGAACTTTTTGGCTGAGCTGGGAGGGACAGTACCAGATTCTTTGATAAAGCCAAACAATGCATTGCCAATTACAGGTTCAAGTGGTTCTGGTAGCAATCCTCCTTGGTCTAACAATGCTGGTGGTACAGCACAAGCTGGCTTAGGGGCAAATGGAGCCAAACCCATTAAGGAATATGATGATACAAACTTGTACATTGGGTATTTGCCACCTACTCTTGAAGACGATGCTTTGATTAGGTTGTTTTCACCCTTTGGTGATATTGTGATGGCTAAGGTTATTAAGGATAGGGTTACTGGATTGAGCAAAGGGTATGGTTTTGTCAAGTATTCTGATGTTCAACAAGCCAATAGTGCAATTGCCAGTATGAATGGTTATCGTTTAGAGGGAAGAACAATTGCTGTGAGGGTTGCAGGTAAGCCTCCTCAGCCTGCTGTCCCTCCGGGTCCTCCCCCTCCTGCAATGCCTACATATCCAAGTTCAAATCAGGCTGTTGGTGCCTATCCATCCCAGCAATTTACTGCAGGTGGTCCCCTTGGGAATACTCCACCACCGAGCTATGCCCCTGGTGCTCCAGTTCCATGGGGACCGGTTCCTCCTCCTTATGCCCCTTACCCTCCTCCTCCCCCTGGGTCAAGCTTATACACTCCAGTCCCAGGTCAACCTGTGCCTCCTTATGGTGTGCAatatcctcctcctcctcctcctacACAGTCAGTTTCTGCTGGTGCCCCAGCTCAGACTGTGGTGTCTAGTGAAGCACAACAGAATTTCCCTCCAGGAGTGCAGTCTGAAAGTGGTTCTTCTGTTCAATCTGTACCTACCAGTGTTTATGGGAGCTCCTTATCTGCAATACCACCAAATCCTCAACCTGCATATTCAACATCTTCATATGGTTACTCTTATTATGGTGTTGCTCCTCCTCCACCTCTTCCTGTACCTTATCCAATGGCAGATCAATCGCAGAACATGGGAAATGCGCCTTGGAGCTCGGCTCCACCAGTGCCTCCACCTGTTCCACCAGCAGAAAAGACAACCCATGTTACTGATGCAGAATATGAGAAATTCATGGCGGAGATGAAATGA